One genomic region from Sphingomicrobium aestuariivivum encodes:
- a CDS encoding polysaccharide biosynthesis/export family protein → MFVRLVMSLVAISGLAACSSTPGLDRNSQVVAVAETLPAPDANEVTAGLSEYRLGPSDEIEIAVFNAPELERKGQIDAAGNILLPLIGSVAAGGMTPIELADQIADQLRGRYIRDPQVSVNVLKARAHTVTVDGAVEKPGIYPISGPMTLQRAIATAEGLSKVADTDKVIIFRRVDGQKMAAMFDLNEIRSGRVDDPQIFGNDIVVVGESGVRRFLSEANGVPLLSRFIPIL, encoded by the coding sequence ATGTTTGTTCGCTTGGTCATGAGCCTGGTGGCGATAAGCGGCCTCGCGGCCTGCAGTTCGACGCCCGGGCTTGATCGGAACTCGCAGGTTGTTGCCGTAGCAGAAACGTTGCCTGCGCCGGATGCCAACGAGGTCACGGCAGGGTTGAGCGAATATCGCCTCGGTCCAAGCGACGAAATCGAGATCGCTGTCTTCAACGCCCCAGAGCTCGAGCGCAAAGGCCAGATCGACGCGGCAGGCAACATCCTTCTGCCCTTGATTGGTTCGGTCGCTGCGGGCGGCATGACCCCTATCGAACTGGCTGACCAAATCGCTGACCAGCTGCGAGGCCGTTATATTCGCGACCCCCAAGTCTCCGTGAACGTCCTCAAGGCTCGCGCGCACACCGTGACGGTCGATGGCGCGGTCGAAAAGCCCGGCATCTATCCGATCTCGGGACCGATGACGCTACAGCGCGCGATCGCGACGGCGGAGGGGCTGAGCAAGGTCGCTGATACCGACAAGGTCATCATCTTTCGCCGTGTGGATGGACAGAAAATGGCGGCTATGTTCGACCTCAACGAGATCCGTTCTGGCCGCGTCGACGATCCTCAAATCTTTGGCAATGACATCGTCGTCGTTGGCGAAAGTGGCGTTCGTCGTTTCCTGAGCGAAGCCAATGGTGTCCCCCTCCTCTCGCGCTTCATCCCGATCCTCTGA
- a CDS encoding GumC family protein: MNNLPTTIEPGPGGPPTAKFHLDPMQEQHPAGSPLLDLFLLAWGHRYLILALMSASLVLGLLITASAQRYYTSSTTVQIERAPAQALEVEGLEVDRTTDWEFFETQYELLKSRRLAEMVVDDLGLEEDYQFIGGPEAGEELLQELSVDERRKAAVGRVMGGINVKPVSNSNIVTVDFTARDPQRAARVANAVAQQYMEMDLEQRFEATRMARDFLAGRLEEVRGRLEDSERQAADYARRTGLIGEQGVSSDASTTTIDGATLARLNAELTQATAERVRAESQFRSNNGGKAASEALSNDTISRLRYERAEKRGELSKLQSDFGPEYPKVVALKEQIGELDRQISAEQTRVDNSIGAGLEGEYLQALAAERALRAQVEQAKVAVLDEQQSGIGLKIIQRDIDTNRQLYEGLLQRYKEIGVAGTTTANRISVVDEAVVPAAPSSPNALRNIALSLLLGAAASFAAILGYEQLRRARLTPDDLASKLGVPLLGQTPKLLNKEGKRKSHVEQLALTESYYSALTTIKYLSEKGFPRSLFVTSSREKEGKSTTTLSLARDLASTGASVLLVDGDLRSPSIHALLSLPLDRGLSDHLMGKVGFADIVHETDTENLSAIFAGTCPSQPAQLLSGGSLPAFIDEALVHFDHVIIDGPPVLGLADALLFAHHAEGTLFVVESNRTPAATANAALDRLDSVHARIVGALLTKFDERRDTYGYGKRNGYSSYDYGSPRKAA; the protein is encoded by the coding sequence ATGAACAATCTCCCGACGACGATCGAACCCGGCCCCGGTGGCCCGCCGACCGCCAAGTTCCATCTTGATCCAATGCAGGAACAGCATCCTGCGGGGTCACCGCTCCTCGATCTTTTCCTGTTGGCATGGGGGCACCGATACCTGATCCTCGCCCTAATGAGCGCTAGCCTTGTTCTCGGGCTTCTCATCACGGCCTCGGCTCAACGCTATTACACCAGCAGCACGACGGTCCAGATCGAGCGGGCGCCTGCGCAGGCATTGGAAGTCGAAGGACTTGAAGTCGACCGGACGACCGATTGGGAATTTTTCGAGACCCAGTACGAGTTGTTGAAGAGCCGCCGCCTCGCGGAAATGGTTGTCGATGATCTGGGTCTCGAAGAAGACTATCAATTTATCGGCGGACCAGAGGCCGGTGAAGAACTCCTACAAGAACTTTCGGTCGACGAACGGCGCAAGGCTGCCGTGGGCCGGGTGATGGGTGGGATCAATGTGAAGCCCGTCAGCAACTCCAATATCGTTACCGTCGATTTCACGGCGCGCGATCCGCAACGCGCTGCGCGCGTCGCCAATGCCGTCGCGCAGCAATATATGGAGATGGATCTCGAGCAGCGCTTCGAAGCCACTCGCATGGCTCGCGACTTCTTGGCTGGACGGCTCGAGGAAGTCCGCGGCCGCCTCGAAGACAGCGAGCGGCAGGCGGCAGATTATGCCCGCAGGACAGGACTGATCGGCGAGCAGGGCGTGTCGAGCGATGCCAGCACGACGACCATCGACGGCGCAACCCTCGCCCGCCTCAATGCGGAACTGACGCAGGCAACGGCCGAGCGCGTTCGCGCTGAATCGCAGTTTCGCTCTAACAACGGCGGCAAGGCGGCTTCAGAGGCCCTAAGCAATGATACGATTTCACGGCTACGCTATGAACGCGCTGAAAAACGTGGCGAATTGAGCAAGCTCCAGAGCGATTTCGGCCCCGAATACCCAAAGGTCGTCGCGCTTAAAGAACAGATTGGCGAGCTTGATCGCCAGATCTCAGCCGAGCAGACACGCGTGGACAACTCCATCGGCGCTGGCCTTGAGGGTGAGTATCTCCAGGCGCTCGCAGCAGAAAGGGCGCTTAGGGCACAAGTTGAACAGGCAAAGGTCGCAGTTCTTGATGAACAGCAGAGCGGGATCGGGCTGAAGATCATTCAGCGTGACATCGATACCAATCGGCAGCTGTATGAGGGCCTGCTTCAACGCTACAAGGAAATCGGCGTGGCGGGTACAACAACCGCCAATCGGATCAGCGTCGTCGACGAAGCCGTGGTGCCTGCCGCGCCTTCCAGCCCGAACGCGCTGCGAAACATTGCCCTCTCACTGTTGCTTGGTGCAGCCGCATCATTTGCTGCCATTCTCGGCTATGAACAACTAAGGCGCGCGCGCCTCACGCCTGACGACCTAGCAAGCAAGCTCGGTGTGCCCCTTCTGGGCCAGACGCCCAAGCTGCTGAACAAGGAAGGCAAGAGAAAGTCCCACGTCGAACAGTTGGCACTGACAGAATCCTACTACTCGGCTCTCACGACGATCAAATATTTGTCGGAGAAAGGATTTCCGCGCTCGCTCTTCGTAACGTCCAGCCGTGAGAAAGAAGGAAAGTCTACTACTACGCTCTCCTTGGCTCGCGATCTCGCCTCTACGGGCGCAAGCGTCCTGTTAGTGGATGGTGATTTGCGCTCGCCGTCGATACACGCCTTGCTCTCCCTGCCACTTGATCGGGGGCTAAGCGATCACCTGATGGGGAAGGTCGGTTTCGCTGATATCGTCCACGAGACCGACACCGAAAACCTCTCTGCAATCTTTGCGGGGACCTGCCCTTCCCAGCCCGCCCAACTTTTGTCGGGGGGCAGTCTTCCGGCATTCATCGACGAAGCGCTGGTTCATTTTGATCACGTCATTATTGATGGACCTCCAGTGCTCGGGCTCGCGGACGCGCTTCTCTTTGCTCATCACGCAGAAGGGACACTCTTCGTGGTTGAATCCAATCGGACGCCTGCTGCCACGGCAAACGCCGCCCTGGACCGTCTGGATTCGGTCCACGCTCGAATTGTGGGGGCGCTACTGACAAAGTTTGACGAACGACGTGACACGTATGGATATGGCAAGCGGAATGGATACAGCTCTTACGATTATGGCAGCCCTCGCAAGGCCGCTTAG